In Symphalangus syndactylus isolate Jambi chromosome 14, NHGRI_mSymSyn1-v2.1_pri, whole genome shotgun sequence, one DNA window encodes the following:
- the LOC129462290 gene encoding uncharacterized protein, with the protein MSSPSHTPNPSPTQSPSQSRSNNIVTPPGQQPHESAGGSAPSPSPTRGSSSRPLSHPPTPNASQPSSRTSSLNPSPQVQHVPRGATQTPTPPTSKSPSQSGFKSISRNPSLTPAVPPKSFFYSPATSSSYIGPIQNIPSYITPYVPRFLKEPPFFQPPTAPLPQNPCFACPSACPARKPPPPPDSLYLPLLPPPPHHPQFHCPFPTPPGLFMPPSSLSYTPPVEVLVSGKPHVVPTVLPATFYTPFSRYYSQPRSYRSGYRGYSGALTLSSISSLQYDGSGRSVHFYHGS; encoded by the coding sequence ATGAGCTCCCCTTCCCACACCCCTAATCCGTCCCCTACCCAGTCTCCCTCCCAGTCCCGTTCCAACAACATTGTCACCCCACCAGGCCAGCAGCCTCACGAGAGCGCCGGAGGCTcagccccttccccctcccccacgcGGGGGTCTTCCTCCCgacccctctcccaccctcccaccccaaaTGCCTCACAGCCCTCTTCCCGGACTTCCTCCCTGAACCCCAGTCCTCAGGTCCAACACGTGCCCCGCGGGGCTACCcaaacccccaccccacccacctccaAATCTCCCTCCCAGTCTGGTTTCAAATCTATCTCTCGAAACCCTTCCCTAACCCCCGCTGTGCCCCCCAAGTCCTTCTTCTACAGCCCTGCCACCTCATCTTCCTATATCGGGCCAATTCAGAACATCCCATCCTATATCACCCCCTATGTGCCCCGCTTTCTGAAGGAGCCCCCCTTTTTCCAGCCCCCCACAGCACCACTTCCCCAAAACCCATGCTTTGCCTGTCCCTCTGCCTGCCCTGCCCGGAAGCCCCCACCCCCTCCTGACTCCCTCTACTTACCTCTCcttcccccgcccccccaccacccccagttTCACTGCCCCTTCCCAACTCCCCCAGGTCTGTTCATgcccccctcctctctctcctacACCCCGCCCGTGGAGGTCCTGGTGAGCGGGAAGCCGCACGTGGTCCCCACCGTACTGCCTGCCACCTTCTACACCCCCTTCTCCCGCTACTACTCCCAGCCCCGCTCCTACCGCTCAGGGTACCGCGGCTACTCCGGCGCCCTGACcctctcctccatctcctccttgCAATACGACGGCTCTGGGCGCTCTGTCCACTTCTATCATGGGTCCTAG